In a single window of the Notamacropus eugenii isolate mMacEug1 chromosome 4, mMacEug1.pri_v2, whole genome shotgun sequence genome:
- the THOC5 gene encoding THO complex subunit 5 isoform X2: protein MSSESNKKRKPKVIRSDGNPPEGKRNRSELDLDMKYYSEETEVDIRDPNKDYDLYRFTCHELQRLMAEIQELKSRGSRDSASEIEERRLQSCVHFMTLKKLNRLAHIRLKKGRDQTHEAKQKVDAYHLQLQNLLYEVMHLQKEITKCLEFKSKHEEIELVSVEEFYQEAPPEISKSDITMGDPHQQTLARLDWELEQRKRLAEKYKECLANKEKILKEIEVKKEYLSSLQPRLNSIMQASLPVQEYLFMPFDQAHKQYETARHLPPPLYVLFVQASAYGQACDKKLTVAIEGSVEDAKALYKPPEDSQDDESDSDAEEEQTTKRRRPTLGVQLDDERKEMLKRHPLSVMLDLRCKDDSVLHLTFYYLMNLNIMTVKARVSTATEIITPISAGDLLSPDMILSCLYPGDHGKKTPNPANQYQFDKVGILTLSDYVVELGHPYLWVQKLGGLHFPKEQPQHTVTADNSLSASHMETTMKLLRIRLQARLALTKQFASLEHGIVPVSSECQCLFPAKIVSRLVKWVAIAYEDYLDLPYTRDIVEAGLAEDTHLYYLALIERGTAKLQAAVVLNPGYSSIPPIFRLCLNWKGEKTSSNDDNIRAMESEVSMCYRELYGPKPGHQLLTNQLQRLCVVLDVYLETESHDTSVEGPKEFPQEKMCLRLVRGPSRMKPFKYNHPQGFFSHR, encoded by the exons GACATGAAGTACTATAGCGAGGAGACTGAGGTGGACATTCGAGACCCCAACAAGGACTATGACCTCTACAGGTTCACCTGCCATGAACTCCAGCGACTCATGGCTGAGATCCAGGAGCTCAAGAGCAGAGGCAGCAGGGACAGT gcTTCTGAAATAGAAGAGAGGAGGCTCCAGAGTTGTGTTCACTTCATGACCCTGAAGAAGCTGAACCGACTGGCTCATATCAGACTGAAGAAGGGGCGAGATCAGACTCATGAG GCTAAGCAGAAGGTGGATGCCTATCACCTCCAGCTGCAGAACCTGTTGTATGAGGTGATGCACCTGCAgaaagagatcaccaagtgcCTCGAGTTTAA GTCAAAGCATGAAGAAATTGAGCTGGTAAGTGTAGAAGAGTTTTACCAGGAAGCCCCTCCTGAGATCAGCAAGAGTGACATCACCATGGGGGACCCTCACCAGCAGACCCTTGCTCGCCTGGACTGGGAGCTGGAGCAGAGGAAAAG GTTGGCAGAAAAGTACAAAGAATGTCTAGCCAACAAAGAGAAAATCCTGAAGGAGATTGAAGTCAAGAAGGAGTATCTGAGCAGCCTTCAGCCTCGGCTTAACAGCATCATGCAG GCCTCGCTCCCCGTGCAGGAGTACCTCTTTATGCCGTTCGACCAGGCCCACAAACAATATGAGACTGCTCGGCATCTTCCCCCGCCCCTCTATGTGCTCTTTGTGCAGGCCAGTGCTTATGGGCAAGCCTGTG ATAAAAAATTGACTGTGGCTATAGAAGGCAGTGTGGAAGATGCCAAGGCGTTGTACAAACCACCTGAGGATTCTCAAG ATGATGAGAGTGATTCAGATGCCGAAGAGGAGCAGACCACA AAACGTCGACGCCCCACCCTGGGGGTTCAGCTGGATGATGAGCGGAAGGAGATGCTCAAGAGACACCCTCTGTCTGTCATGCTTGACCTCAGGTGCAAAG ATGATAGCGTGCTCCATCTAACGTTTTACTACCTCATGAACCTCAACATCATGACTGTGAAGGCCAGAGTGAGCACCGCAACTGAGATCATCACTCCAATCAGTGCAGG tGACCTGCTATCTCCTGACATGATCCTAAGCTGTCTGTATCCTGGGGATCATGGTAAGAAGACGCCCAACCCAGCCAACCAGTACCAGTTTGATAAAGTCGG CATCTTGACCCTGAGCGACTATGTGGTTGAACTGGGACATCCCTATTTGTGGGTACAGAAACTGGGGGGCCTGCACTTCCCCAAAGAGCAGCCGCAG CACACAGTGACTGCAGACAACTCGCTGAGCGCCAGTCATATGGAGACCACCATGAAGCTGCTAAGAATACGGCTGCAGGCCCGCCTGGCCCTCACCAAGCAGTTTGCTTCATTGG AACATGGCATAGTGCCAGTCAGCAGTGAGTGCCAGTGCCTTTTCCCTGCAAAAATTGTGTCCCGTCTCGTGAAGTGGGTAGCAATCGCCTACGAGGACTACCTG GATCTGCCTTACACCAGGGACATTGTGGAGGCTGGGCTGGCAGAGGACACACACCTGTACTATCTGGCACTCATCGAGAGAGGGACAG CCAAGCTTCAGGCAGCTGTGGTGCTGAACCCGGGTTACTCCTCCATCCCACCCATTTTCCGACTTTGTCTGaactggaaaggagagaagaccAGCAGCAATGATGATAATATCCGG GCCATGGAGAGCGAGGTCAGCATGTGCTACCGGGAACTTTATGGCCCCAAGCCTGGCCACCAGCTCCTAACCAATCAGCTGCAGCGCTTGTGCGTCGTGCTCGATGTCTACCTGGAGACAGAGAGCCATGACACCAGTGTGGAAGGGCCCAAGGAATTTCCCCAGGAGAAAATGTGTCTCCGACTGGTCAG GGGTCCTAGTCGGATGAAGCCGTTCAAGTACAACCATCCACAGGGATTCTTCAGCCATCGTTGA
- the THOC5 gene encoding THO complex subunit 5 isoform X1: protein MSSESNKKRKPKVIRSDGNPPEGKRNRSELDLDMKYYSEETEVDIRDPNKDYDLYRFTCHELQRLMAEIQELKSRGSRDSASEIEERRLQSCVHFMTLKKLNRLAHIRLKKGRDQTHEAKQKVDAYHLQLQNLLYEVMHLQKEITKCLEFKSKHEEIELVSVEEFYQEAPPEISKSDITMGDPHQQTLARLDWELEQRKRLAEKYKECLANKEKILKEIEVKKEYLSSLQPRLNSIMQASLPVQEYLFMPFDQAHKQYETARHLPPPLYVLFVQASAYGQACAYMKPSSQPPRQDKKLTVAIEGSVEDAKALYKPPEDSQDDESDSDAEEEQTTKRRRPTLGVQLDDERKEMLKRHPLSVMLDLRCKDDSVLHLTFYYLMNLNIMTVKARVSTATEIITPISAGDLLSPDMILSCLYPGDHGKKTPNPANQYQFDKVGILTLSDYVVELGHPYLWVQKLGGLHFPKEQPQHTVTADNSLSASHMETTMKLLRIRLQARLALTKQFASLEHGIVPVSSECQCLFPAKIVSRLVKWVAIAYEDYLDLPYTRDIVEAGLAEDTHLYYLALIERGTAKLQAAVVLNPGYSSIPPIFRLCLNWKGEKTSSNDDNIRAMESEVSMCYRELYGPKPGHQLLTNQLQRLCVVLDVYLETESHDTSVEGPKEFPQEKMCLRLVRGPSRMKPFKYNHPQGFFSHR from the exons GACATGAAGTACTATAGCGAGGAGACTGAGGTGGACATTCGAGACCCCAACAAGGACTATGACCTCTACAGGTTCACCTGCCATGAACTCCAGCGACTCATGGCTGAGATCCAGGAGCTCAAGAGCAGAGGCAGCAGGGACAGT gcTTCTGAAATAGAAGAGAGGAGGCTCCAGAGTTGTGTTCACTTCATGACCCTGAAGAAGCTGAACCGACTGGCTCATATCAGACTGAAGAAGGGGCGAGATCAGACTCATGAG GCTAAGCAGAAGGTGGATGCCTATCACCTCCAGCTGCAGAACCTGTTGTATGAGGTGATGCACCTGCAgaaagagatcaccaagtgcCTCGAGTTTAA GTCAAAGCATGAAGAAATTGAGCTGGTAAGTGTAGAAGAGTTTTACCAGGAAGCCCCTCCTGAGATCAGCAAGAGTGACATCACCATGGGGGACCCTCACCAGCAGACCCTTGCTCGCCTGGACTGGGAGCTGGAGCAGAGGAAAAG GTTGGCAGAAAAGTACAAAGAATGTCTAGCCAACAAAGAGAAAATCCTGAAGGAGATTGAAGTCAAGAAGGAGTATCTGAGCAGCCTTCAGCCTCGGCTTAACAGCATCATGCAG GCCTCGCTCCCCGTGCAGGAGTACCTCTTTATGCCGTTCGACCAGGCCCACAAACAATATGAGACTGCTCGGCATCTTCCCCCGCCCCTCTATGTGCTCTTTGTGCAGGCCAGTGCTTATGGGCAAGCCTGTG CTTACATGAAACCTTCCTCTCAGCCCCCTAGGCAGG ATAAAAAATTGACTGTGGCTATAGAAGGCAGTGTGGAAGATGCCAAGGCGTTGTACAAACCACCTGAGGATTCTCAAG ATGATGAGAGTGATTCAGATGCCGAAGAGGAGCAGACCACA AAACGTCGACGCCCCACCCTGGGGGTTCAGCTGGATGATGAGCGGAAGGAGATGCTCAAGAGACACCCTCTGTCTGTCATGCTTGACCTCAGGTGCAAAG ATGATAGCGTGCTCCATCTAACGTTTTACTACCTCATGAACCTCAACATCATGACTGTGAAGGCCAGAGTGAGCACCGCAACTGAGATCATCACTCCAATCAGTGCAGG tGACCTGCTATCTCCTGACATGATCCTAAGCTGTCTGTATCCTGGGGATCATGGTAAGAAGACGCCCAACCCAGCCAACCAGTACCAGTTTGATAAAGTCGG CATCTTGACCCTGAGCGACTATGTGGTTGAACTGGGACATCCCTATTTGTGGGTACAGAAACTGGGGGGCCTGCACTTCCCCAAAGAGCAGCCGCAG CACACAGTGACTGCAGACAACTCGCTGAGCGCCAGTCATATGGAGACCACCATGAAGCTGCTAAGAATACGGCTGCAGGCCCGCCTGGCCCTCACCAAGCAGTTTGCTTCATTGG AACATGGCATAGTGCCAGTCAGCAGTGAGTGCCAGTGCCTTTTCCCTGCAAAAATTGTGTCCCGTCTCGTGAAGTGGGTAGCAATCGCCTACGAGGACTACCTG GATCTGCCTTACACCAGGGACATTGTGGAGGCTGGGCTGGCAGAGGACACACACCTGTACTATCTGGCACTCATCGAGAGAGGGACAG CCAAGCTTCAGGCAGCTGTGGTGCTGAACCCGGGTTACTCCTCCATCCCACCCATTTTCCGACTTTGTCTGaactggaaaggagagaagaccAGCAGCAATGATGATAATATCCGG GCCATGGAGAGCGAGGTCAGCATGTGCTACCGGGAACTTTATGGCCCCAAGCCTGGCCACCAGCTCCTAACCAATCAGCTGCAGCGCTTGTGCGTCGTGCTCGATGTCTACCTGGAGACAGAGAGCCATGACACCAGTGTGGAAGGGCCCAAGGAATTTCCCCAGGAGAAAATGTGTCTCCGACTGGTCAG GGGTCCTAGTCGGATGAAGCCGTTCAAGTACAACCATCCACAGGGATTCTTCAGCCATCGTTGA